One window of Metamycoplasma arthritidis genomic DNA carries:
- the topA gene encoding type I DNA topoisomerase, with amino-acid sequence MDQKVLIVESPNKVKTIQQYVGSDYNVVSSVGHILKLSTSGVDGLGIDFTNWEPMMIQDRTKAKVIKALKDATKNAKEVLIATDPDREGEAIAQNLVDTLKLSKIYRRIKYNEITAEAIKEALENPQMIDDNLVKAQKTRRMLDRIIGFRLSQLMKRKVKNAPSLPSAGRVQSIALKLVCDKEKEIKAFIPIKYNKIQAKISEDVIADFYYPTNSDFKNDNTWILPEKIDSIVAELNKNKSLLVKDFKVSQRKESQITPFKQSVLYKEAKYSATTVQISAQKLFEMGLISYPRTDSTRMSDTFIAKAREYIKEKFGENYVASDIKSFSGAQDAHEAIRPTDIYLIPQVAKTKYDLGEVESYIYTIIYNKTMSSLMTPPVREIYRYELVNGLYYFKMSYSKVIFDGYYRVLNFEEPKPLPKYEIGEAIPVLEFTRFDKETQPPARYNEGSLIKMLDDIKVGRPSTFASTINIIKKRLFVETINGALHPTVFGEVVLKKLIEGFPNTITEEYTAQVEEELDEVSEGKADYKILLEDFWNRFQRSYDDASKTIEISIMPQEFLERSCPRCGSTLLYRNNSKKHTKFIGCSNFPACRYSENADGTPTGQKTYKPRYYKKSSKAN; translated from the coding sequence ATGGATCAGAAAGTTTTAATAGTTGAATCACCAAATAAAGTAAAAACTATTCAGCAATATGTTGGTAGCGATTACAACGTTGTTTCTTCGGTTGGTCATATTCTTAAATTAAGCACATCAGGCGTTGATGGGCTTGGTATTGATTTTACTAATTGAGAGCCCATGATGATTCAAGATCGTACTAAAGCTAAAGTTATTAAAGCTCTTAAAGATGCTACTAAAAATGCTAAAGAAGTTTTAATTGCAACTGACCCGGACCGCGAAGGTGAAGCAATAGCGCAAAACTTAGTTGATACTCTAAAATTAAGTAAGATTTACCGCCGCATTAAATACAATGAAATTACTGCTGAAGCAATCAAAGAAGCACTAGAAAATCCCCAAATGATTGACGATAATTTAGTAAAAGCCCAAAAAACTAGAAGAATGTTAGATCGAATTATTGGTTTTAGGCTTTCGCAACTAATGAAAAGAAAAGTTAAAAATGCTCCATCACTACCATCAGCTGGAAGAGTGCAATCAATTGCTCTAAAACTAGTGTGCGATAAAGAAAAAGAAATAAAGGCTTTTATTCCTATTAAGTACAATAAAATTCAGGCAAAGATTTCCGAAGATGTTATCGCTGATTTTTACTATCCAACAAACTCAGATTTTAAAAATGATAATACTTGAATTTTGCCTGAAAAAATTGATAGTATTGTTGCTGAATTAAACAAAAATAAAAGTTTATTAGTTAAAGACTTTAAAGTTTCACAACGAAAAGAATCACAAATTACGCCTTTTAAACAATCGGTTTTATATAAAGAAGCAAAATATTCAGCTACGACTGTGCAAATTAGTGCTCAAAAGCTTTTTGAGATGGGGCTAATTTCATATCCAAGAACAGACTCAACACGAATGAGTGATACCTTTATTGCAAAAGCGCGTGAATACATCAAAGAAAAATTTGGCGAAAATTATGTCGCTAGTGATATTAAAAGTTTTTCAGGTGCTCAAGACGCTCACGAAGCGATTCGTCCTACAGATATTTATTTAATACCGCAAGTTGCTAAGACAAAATATGACTTAGGTGAGGTTGAATCTTATATTTATACAATCATCTACAACAAAACTATGTCGTCATTAATGACTCCACCAGTTAGAGAAATTTATCGCTATGAATTGGTCAATGGGCTTTATTACTTTAAAATGTCATACAGTAAAGTTATTTTTGATGGGTATTATCGTGTTCTTAATTTTGAAGAGCCCAAGCCACTTCCGAAATACGAAATTGGTGAAGCAATTCCTGTTCTAGAATTTACAAGGTTTGATAAAGAAACTCAACCACCTGCGCGTTACAATGAAGGTTCACTTATTAAAATGCTAGACGATATAAAAGTTGGTCGTCCTTCAACATTTGCTTCAACGATCAATATCATCAAGAAACGTTTATTTGTTGAAACAATTAACGGTGCCTTACATCCCACAGTTTTTGGCGAAGTAGTTTTAAAAAAACTAATTGAAGGTTTTCCAAATACAATAACAGAAGAATACACTGCTCAGGTTGAAGAAGAATTAGACGAAGTTTCCGAAGGCAAAGCTGACTATAAAATTTTATTAGAAGACTTTTGAAATCGTTTCCAACGTAGTTATGATGATGCTTCAAAAACAATCGAAATAAGCATTATGCCCCAAGAGTTTTTAGAGCGTAGTTGCCCAAGATGTGGATCAACTCTTTTGTATCGCAACAATAGCAAAAAACACACCAAATTCATTGGTTGTAGTAACTTTCCAGCTTGTCGTTACTCTGAGAATGCCGATGGCACTCCTACAGGACAAAAAACTTACAAACCTCGTTACTACAAAAAATCTTCAAAAGCTAATTAA